A genome region from Carya illinoinensis cultivar Pawnee chromosome 2, C.illinoinensisPawnee_v1, whole genome shotgun sequence includes the following:
- the LOC122300843 gene encoding auxin-responsive protein SAUR72-like, with translation MDSNKSNMSNKIKDNVGLQQILKKWKKLANATKNSSNSISSATSSSSSSSTTSNGSKSIKFLKRTLPFSDVSGASNDVVPKGFLAVCVGKELKRFIIPTQYLGHQAFGMLLREAEEEFGFQQEGVLKIPCQVSVFEKILKVVEEKREALYLHEQLGFDADKEKIGCYSPDHCELTPSQHPQMCR, from the coding sequence ATGGATTCAAACAAATCCAACATGTCTAACAAGATCAAAGATAATGTCGGGCTTCAACAGATCCTCAAGAAGTGGAAAAAGCTTGCAAATGCTACAAAAAACAGCTCTAATTCTATTTCTTCTGCTACTTCCAGCAGTAGTAGTAGCAGTACCACTAGCAATGGCAGTAAGAGCATCAAATTCCTGAAGAGAACACTCCCCTTCTCAGATGTTTCGGGGGCTTCCAATGATGTCGTGCCAAAAGGCTTTCTTGCCGTTTGTGTAGGGAAGGAGCTGAAGAGATTCATCATCCCAACACAGTACTTGGGCCACCAAGCATTTGGGATGTTACTGCGAGAAGCCGAAGAAGAATTTGGCTTTCAGCAAGAAGGAGTGCTCAAGATTCCCTGCCAAGTGTCTGTGTTCGAGAAAATCTTGAAGGTGGttgaagagaaaagagaggcaCTTTACCTGCATGAACAGCTTGGTTTCGATGCAGACAAGGAAAAGATTGGGTGCTACTCACCGGATCATTGTGAGCTTACACCTTCTCAGCATCCTCAAATGTGTAGATGA